A genomic window from Bacteroidales bacterium includes:
- the holA gene encoding DNA polymerase III subunit delta translates to MTYEQLIGDLKNKAYRPVYFLWGDEPYFIDLATSFITGKVLSEAEQSFNQTILYGKESEAGQVSDLARRFPMMASHQVVVLKEAQEMKSFGDLIHYIEKPQPSTLLVINYKYKKPDKRQKIFKLLEKEAVCFESKKLYDNQVPGWIAAYASGRKFRMEPRAAALLAEFLGSDLSKIANEVEKLIVAIGKDERNITPALVEKHIGFSKDFNQFELQNALADRNALKANRIINYFAENPRKYPIPLTIVSLYYFFSKLLLFHYTKDKSKQNLASVLKVNPFFVKDYEMAARRYPAARLVEIISLLRIYDMRSKGYEGNTTPEGELTRELVFKILHT, encoded by the coding sequence ATGACTTACGAGCAGCTGATCGGCGACCTGAAGAACAAAGCTTACAGACCCGTCTATTTCCTGTGGGGGGATGAACCCTATTTTATAGACCTGGCCACTTCCTTTATTACCGGGAAGGTATTAAGCGAAGCAGAACAGAGCTTTAATCAGACCATCCTGTATGGAAAAGAATCTGAGGCAGGTCAGGTTTCGGATCTGGCACGCAGGTTCCCCATGATGGCCTCCCACCAGGTAGTAGTGCTGAAAGAAGCCCAGGAAATGAAAAGCTTTGGCGACCTGATCCACTATATAGAGAAACCCCAGCCCTCCACCCTGCTGGTGATCAACTATAAATATAAAAAACCCGATAAGCGACAGAAGATCTTCAAGCTCCTGGAGAAGGAAGCCGTGTGCTTCGAGTCCAAAAAGTTATATGATAACCAGGTTCCCGGCTGGATCGCCGCTTATGCCTCCGGGCGGAAGTTCCGCATGGAGCCCAGGGCAGCTGCCCTGCTGGCCGAATTCCTGGGAAGCGACCTGTCGAAAATTGCCAACGAAGTGGAGAAACTGATCGTGGCCATAGGTAAAGATGAACGGAACATCACCCCTGCCCTGGTGGAGAAACATATCGGTTTCAGTAAGGATTTCAACCAGTTTGAATTGCAAAATGCACTGGCCGACAGGAATGCACTTAAAGCCAACCGGATCATCAACTACTTTGCCGAAAATCCGCGGAAATATCCCATTCCCCTGACCATCGTTTCGCTCTACTACTTCTTTTCCAAATTGCTCCTGTTTCATTACACCAAAGATAAATCGAAACAAAACCTGGCTTCCGTGCTGAAGGTCAATCCTTTTTTTGTAAAGGATTACGAAATGGCTGCCAGACGCTACCCGGCTGCCAGGCTGGTGGAAATTATCTCTCTGCTGCGTATTTACGACATGCGCTCCAAAGGTTATGAGGGTAATACCACCCCGGAAGGGGAGCTGACCCGCGAGCTGGTCTTTAAGATACTTCACACCTAA
- a CDS encoding tetratricopeptide repeat protein: MKRQLSFFILLCVWTLSLQAQSAEENFYDAIFFFEEDEDYQEAAYLFYQVLSMEPDNANVKYLLGRCYINIEGSEHRAIPFLQQSTRDINLKYKDKKFSEKRAPHHAWFYLAEAYSKTNQMDEALDALNKFKDLKEFDRKYNYRITEEAVLAVERAKIIKDAEIPLRALYFNEPINSPSDDYNGVISGDGRVMVWANSKTFYEAIYMSVRANNQWGIPVLITPQVVSDGDLFPTGLSFDGTSLLLIKTNKRGNKDIWISQFNGNTWSPAGPIEGEINSNGNEDHASFSPDGRYIYLSSDRRGGEGGLDLWVSERLGNGEWGEPRNMGDQINTDMDESSVFVSPDGQRLIFASKGHFNMGGYDIFRCELEGNNIWSQPTNIGYPLNTTGDNTFYVPINSGLQALYTRFTNEGIGKRDLWYVEILDMESFVSNDLTLAEDPPGISQKDFAIILVNNETGEEIEVLYDSATDSFKALTGEKSSYRVISYKQK, translated from the coding sequence ATGAAGAGACAACTGTCCTTTTTTATATTATTGTGTGTGTGGACCCTTTCCCTGCAGGCCCAGTCGGCAGAAGAAAATTTCTATGATGCCATTTTCTTCTTTGAGGAGGACGAGGATTACCAGGAAGCCGCCTACCTGTTTTATCAGGTTCTCAGCATGGAGCCCGATAATGCCAACGTTAAATACCTGCTTGGCAGGTGTTACATAAACATCGAAGGTTCTGAACACAGGGCAATCCCCTTCCTTCAACAATCTACACGGGATATAAACCTGAAATACAAAGACAAAAAGTTTTCAGAAAAAAGAGCGCCGCATCACGCCTGGTTCTACCTGGCAGAGGCCTATAGCAAAACCAATCAGATGGATGAAGCGCTCGACGCCCTCAACAAGTTCAAGGATCTGAAGGAATTTGACAGGAAATATAACTACCGGATTACTGAAGAGGCCGTACTGGCCGTAGAGAGGGCCAAGATCATCAAAGATGCCGAGATCCCTTTAAGGGCTCTGTATTTCAATGAACCCATCAATAGCCCCAGCGATGACTACAACGGGGTGATTTCCGGGGATGGCCGGGTCATGGTCTGGGCCAACAGCAAGACTTTTTATGAGGCCATATATATGTCTGTCCGGGCAAACAACCAGTGGGGCATTCCTGTGTTGATCACCCCCCAGGTCGTTTCAGATGGAGATTTGTTTCCCACCGGGCTTTCTTTCGACGGAACCAGTCTGCTGCTTATTAAAACAAATAAAAGAGGCAATAAGGATATCTGGATCAGCCAGTTCAATGGGAATACCTGGAGTCCGGCCGGCCCCATAGAAGGAGAGATAAACTCGAACGGCAACGAGGACCATGCCTCGTTCAGTCCGGATGGCAGGTACATCTATCTTTCGAGTGACCGGCGAGGCGGAGAAGGAGGCCTGGACCTGTGGGTTTCCGAGAGGCTTGGTAATGGTGAATGGGGAGAACCCCGGAACATGGGGGATCAGATCAATACAGATATGGATGAAAGTTCCGTCTTTGTCTCACCCGATGGCCAACGGCTCATCTTTGCCTCCAAAGGACATTTTAATATGGGCGGTTATGATATATTCAGGTGTGAACTGGAAGGAAACAATATCTGGTCACAACCCACCAATATCGGCTATCCCCTGAATACGACCGGCGATAACACCTTCTACGTGCCCATCAACAGCGGGCTGCAGGCACTCTATACCCGCTTTACCAATGAGGGCATCGGAAAACGGGACCTGTGGTATGTGGAGATTCTGGATATGGAAAGTTTTGTGAGTAACGATCTTACCCTGGCCGAGGATCCTCCCGGGATCAGTCAGAAGGATTTTGCCATCATCCTGGTGAACAATGAGACCGGTGAGGAGATCGAGGTTCTTTACGATTCCGCCACCGACTCCTTCAAGGCCCTGACCGGTGAAAAATCAAGCTACCGGGTGATTTCCTATAAGCAAAAATAA
- a CDS encoding AMP nucleosidase: MKTKKEITENWLPRYTGIPAGELGRHILLTNFKGYLDMFCEMGNTGVVDSKVAMPAATFNGITMINFGMGSANAATVMDLLAAAPPKAVLFLGKCGGLKKKNSLGDFILPIAAIRGEGTSDDYMPHEVPALPAFTLQRAVSTTIRNLGMDYWTGTVYSTNRRVWEHDSKFKKYLRKVRSMAIDMETATLFTVGFANGIPTGALLLVSDQPMIPEGVKTRESDRMVTENYARMHLEIGIESLHEIIDHRESVKHLRF; encoded by the coding sequence ATGAAGACAAAAAAGGAAATCACTGAGAACTGGCTGCCCCGCTATACGGGAATACCCGCCGGGGAATTGGGCAGGCATATATTGTTAACCAATTTCAAGGGCTATCTCGATATGTTCTGTGAGATGGGTAATACCGGGGTGGTCGACAGTAAAGTGGCCATGCCTGCGGCTACCTTTAACGGCATAACCATGATCAATTTCGGAATGGGAAGTGCCAATGCTGCCACGGTAATGGATCTCTTAGCGGCTGCCCCTCCGAAAGCGGTTCTTTTCCTGGGGAAGTGCGGGGGATTAAAAAAGAAGAATTCCCTGGGCGATTTTATCCTGCCTATTGCAGCCATAAGGGGTGAGGGAACCTCCGATGACTATATGCCCCACGAGGTACCTGCCCTTCCTGCCTTTACCCTGCAAAGGGCCGTTTCCACCACGATCCGGAACCTGGGGATGGACTACTGGACCGGAACGGTATACTCCACCAACCGCAGGGTTTGGGAACACGATAGCAAATTTAAAAAGTACCTGAGAAAGGTCCGAAGTATGGCTATTGATATGGAGACTGCGACCCTGTTTACGGTCGGATTCGCCAACGGAATCCCCACAGGAGCGCTGCTCCTGGTCTCTGATCAACCCATGATCCCGGAGGGGGTAAAGACCCGGGAGAGCGACCGCATGGTTACGGAAAATTATGCCAGGATGCACCTGGAGATAGGAATTGAATCCCTGCATGAGATCATTGACCACCGGGAATCTGTAAAACACCTCCGATTTTAG
- a CDS encoding GNAT family protein, producing the protein MPVLENHSISLRAPEPEDLDLLYIWENDPDIWQVSGTLAPFSRYVLKQYLEHSGKDIFQAKQLRLIIQLKSKRRPVGAIDLFDFDPHHHRAGVGILIAEPSDRRKGYAREALQTMVEYGFQVLHLHQLYCHIAAGNSASIKLFKEAGFVETGRKKEWLFDGSAYEDELLLQKLHNEPAG; encoded by the coding sequence ATGCCTGTCCTGGAGAATCATAGCATCTCTCTCAGGGCTCCTGAGCCTGAGGATCTGGATCTTCTGTATATCTGGGAGAACGACCCCGACATCTGGCAGGTAAGCGGTACCCTGGCCCCTTTCTCCAGGTATGTACTGAAACAGTATCTGGAGCATTCCGGGAAAGATATTTTCCAGGCAAAACAACTCAGGTTGATCATCCAGCTAAAAAGCAAGCGCCGGCCGGTGGGAGCCATTGACCTGTTCGACTTTGATCCGCACCACCACCGGGCCGGGGTCGGGATCCTGATTGCAGAACCCTCCGACAGAAGAAAGGGCTATGCCAGGGAGGCTCTTCAGACCATGGTGGAATACGGCTTCCAGGTACTCCACCTTCATCAGCTTTACTGCCACATCGCTGCAGGGAACAGCGCCAGCATCAAACTGTTTAAAGAAGCAGGATTCGTGGAGACGGGAAGAAAGAAAGAATGGCTCTTCGATGGCTCCGCGTATGAAGATGAGCTTCTTTTACAAAAGCTGCATAATGAACCGGCCGGTTAA
- a CDS encoding polysaccharide deacetylase family protein has translation MNRPVNDKEIHYLLAHLDKLYEGVRIETYLSYKVRSEYNSLLIPPSDQALDPGRVVYISEIPVLFPCSDRKHWYSVQGKQILFHHDLLKSAFYLLSGFQEYHASERDAEGRFPWKFSIQYRLGITKIPVVNYYFEVLLEAFEKFCTLNGLNFKKKTGGGPVLFLSHDVDRIKKYSLRNLVYTGMQILRLRPDSSPLSTQVKKLKEHMQGLLSGGKDPYWNFEEMCDLESSLNITSTWFFLEKGSGKNSLYRFRDKKIRALIAYLSGRGHEIGLHATLESSEDQASMNGSVQRLQAVSSSTVRGVRQHFLKYRHPLTPAIQIQAGLEYDASLGFAEQPGFRNSFAHPFRLYDFENQEPMNIWQLPLCVMELTLLQYMNVPPASLPETIRPILSELSRFQGVFSLLWHNCRLDENTHPGIWIVYRNLLEEIMQAGYHSLSGQEILDSLVNAR, from the coding sequence ATGAACCGGCCGGTTAATGACAAAGAGATTCATTACCTGCTCGCGCATCTGGATAAGCTTTATGAAGGGGTCCGGATAGAAACTTATCTGTCTTACAAGGTCCGGTCAGAATACAACTCCCTGCTTATACCCCCATCAGATCAAGCCCTGGATCCGGGCCGTGTCGTTTATATTTCTGAAATCCCCGTCCTGTTTCCCTGTTCGGACCGGAAGCACTGGTATTCCGTTCAGGGGAAACAGATCCTGTTCCACCACGACCTGTTAAAATCGGCCTTCTACCTGCTATCAGGATTCCAGGAGTACCATGCATCGGAAAGGGATGCAGAGGGACGATTCCCCTGGAAATTTTCCATTCAATACCGGCTGGGCATCACAAAAATTCCGGTGGTGAATTACTATTTTGAAGTGCTCCTGGAAGCCTTTGAGAAATTCTGCACCCTGAATGGCTTGAATTTTAAGAAAAAAACCGGAGGTGGTCCGGTGCTGTTTCTTTCCCATGATGTGGACAGGATAAAAAAATACTCTTTACGCAACCTGGTCTATACGGGAATGCAAATCCTTCGACTCAGGCCTGATTCAAGCCCTTTGAGTACGCAGGTTAAAAAGCTGAAAGAGCATATGCAGGGCCTGCTCTCCGGCGGTAAAGATCCATACTGGAACTTTGAGGAGATGTGCGATCTTGAAAGCAGCCTGAATATTACTTCCACCTGGTTTTTTTTGGAGAAGGGGTCGGGAAAAAACTCCCTGTACCGGTTCAGGGATAAAAAAATCAGGGCCCTGATTGCTTACCTTTCCGGCAGAGGTCACGAGATTGGCCTGCATGCTACCCTGGAAAGCAGCGAAGATCAGGCATCCATGAATGGTAGTGTTCAGCGGCTTCAGGCAGTAAGCAGCAGTACGGTCAGAGGGGTCCGGCAACATTTCTTAAAATACCGGCATCCTCTTACACCTGCCATCCAGATACAGGCAGGTCTGGAGTATGATGCCAGCCTCGGTTTTGCGGAGCAGCCTGGCTTCAGAAATTCCTTTGCCCATCCATTCAGACTGTATGACTTTGAAAATCAAGAGCCCATGAATATCTGGCAGCTCCCTTTGTGTGTTATGGAACTGACCCTGTTGCAATATATGAATGTCCCTCCCGCTTCGCTTCCCGAAACAATCCGCCCCATTCTTTCAGAGCTCAGCAGGTTTCAGGGGGTTTTTTCATTATTATGGCATAATTGCCGCCTGGACGAAAACACTCATCCCGGTATCTGGATCGTTTACCGGAATTTGTTAGAGGAGATTATGCAGGCCGGGTATCATTCATTAAGCGGTCAGGAAATTCTCGATTCACTCGTAAATGCCCGCTAA
- a CDS encoding type I restriction enzyme HsdR N-terminal domain-containing protein, with the protein MRKLNLPAYDFRYRKEDGSLMVLDVYRKRYVKLTPEEEVRQRFARYLVEEKGFPASLLMTEYALKVNKLSRRCDILVHKPAGHPALLVEVKAPEVSINQATFDQVARYNLAFRVSYLIVTNGLKHFCCLIDFETGQIRFLSEIPAYKDI; encoded by the coding sequence ATGCGAAAACTGAATCTTCCGGCATATGATTTCCGGTACAGGAAGGAGGACGGGAGCCTGATGGTGCTGGATGTTTATAGAAAACGTTACGTGAAACTCACTCCCGAAGAGGAGGTGCGGCAGAGATTTGCCCGCTACCTGGTGGAGGAAAAGGGATTCCCGGCCTCGCTTCTGATGACCGAGTATGCCCTGAAAGTGAATAAACTCTCCCGCAGATGTGACATTCTGGTGCACAAACCAGCCGGACATCCCGCCCTGCTGGTGGAGGTCAAGGCACCGGAGGTTAGCATTAATCAGGCCACCTTCGATCAGGTGGCCCGTTACAACCTGGCCTTCCGGGTGAGCTACCTGATCGTTACCAATGGGTTAAAGCACTTTTGTTGCCTGATCGATTTTGAAACCGGGCAGATCAGATTTCTTAGTGAAATCCCGGCTTATAAGGATATTTAG
- a CDS encoding OmpA family protein — protein MRRLYLFTSFCLLSAMILAQNIKVDFNDGEFFLAEEDYEEALYAFGKVYNKGYQDNAYINYRMGLCLLNIPGRKTESIPYLEKAEESISTQVKEGKFGEKDAPPAALLYLANAYRINMEIDKAIEKFNAFAKYIDPKDLTLQAYVDQQIVSCGHALVGTASPVEYKTGNLGQLQETHTSRYNMLLSGDLRTVAFMGKNPFYNGVYVAVKNGDVWGKPNNITPSIASDGNMDVVGLSNDGKQMLLAVRDEFTSNIYTSVYENDRWNPAFSLGKPINSRYYEAHAALSPDGKSIYFSSNRKESSGGMDIFRSDLQEDGTWGEPVNLGPGINTVLNEDVPVVSPDGKRLYFSSQGHSTMGGFDVFYTEINDDGNFPELPVNLGYPLNTSDDDFPYAPGGVEEENHSLLFAQGKLSGYDLFKFEMIGRNDIPVAVSLDEEEEVEEAVVEEVAAVEVPVEQAEAVPEKYYLRPIYFDFDSYTLSRESRSRLDILSSIMERHPSLQIEITGHTDAKGSFEYNQRLSVNRAMTVYKYLILNGISNERMSAVGMSEREHVARNTTRDERDAPDGRMLNRRVEFRVSVTEDVILEMEKVEIPDHLKLDE, from the coding sequence ATGAGAAGACTTTACCTGTTCACCTCCTTCTGTCTTCTGTCTGCAATGATCCTGGCCCAGAACATTAAGGTTGACTTTAACGATGGTGAATTCTTTCTGGCTGAGGAGGACTATGAAGAAGCCCTGTACGCGTTTGGGAAAGTATATAACAAAGGGTATCAGGATAACGCCTATATCAACTATCGAATGGGATTATGCCTGCTGAATATACCGGGACGGAAAACAGAATCGATCCCCTACCTGGAAAAAGCGGAAGAAAGCATTTCCACCCAGGTAAAGGAGGGAAAATTTGGAGAGAAGGATGCCCCTCCGGCAGCTCTGCTCTACCTGGCTAATGCCTACAGGATCAATATGGAGATTGACAAAGCCATTGAAAAGTTTAATGCATTTGCCAAATATATCGATCCCAAAGACCTCACTCTTCAGGCTTACGTGGACCAGCAAATCGTTTCCTGCGGGCATGCGCTGGTGGGAACGGCCAGTCCGGTGGAGTATAAAACCGGGAACCTGGGACAGTTGCAGGAGACTCACACATCGAGATACAATATGTTGCTGTCAGGCGATCTCCGAACTGTGGCTTTTATGGGAAAAAACCCCTTCTACAACGGGGTGTATGTGGCTGTAAAAAACGGGGATGTATGGGGCAAACCAAATAATATTACTCCTTCCATTGCCTCTGACGGGAATATGGATGTGGTGGGACTCTCCAACGACGGGAAGCAAATGCTGCTGGCTGTCAGGGATGAGTTTACCAGTAATATTTATACCTCCGTCTATGAAAACGATCGCTGGAACCCGGCTTTCTCCCTGGGGAAACCCATTAATTCCAGGTATTATGAAGCACATGCGGCTCTGTCGCCCGACGGGAAATCAATCTATTTTTCAAGTAACCGGAAAGAGTCCTCAGGCGGAATGGATATCTTCCGCAGTGATTTGCAGGAAGATGGCACCTGGGGAGAACCGGTTAACCTGGGACCGGGTATCAATACCGTCCTGAATGAAGATGTTCCGGTAGTGAGTCCCGATGGGAAAAGGCTGTATTTCAGTTCCCAGGGACACAGTACCATGGGAGGATTTGATGTATTCTATACGGAGATAAACGATGATGGAAATTTTCCTGAATTACCGGTCAACCTGGGTTACCCCCTGAATACTTCCGACGATGACTTCCCCTATGCACCCGGGGGAGTGGAGGAAGAGAATCACTCGCTTTTGTTTGCACAGGGAAAATTGTCCGGCTACGATCTCTTTAAATTTGAAATGATCGGACGCAATGACATCCCTGTGGCGGTGAGCCTGGACGAGGAGGAAGAGGTGGAAGAGGCCGTGGTGGAAGAGGTGGCCGCAGTGGAGGTACCCGTGGAGCAGGCTGAAGCGGTTCCGGAGAAGTATTACCTGAGGCCCATCTATTTTGATTTTGACAGTTATACGCTTTCCAGGGAGAGCAGGTCCAGGCTGGATATCCTTTCCTCCATTATGGAGCGGCACCCCTCACTGCAAATCGAGATTACCGGGCACACCGATGCCAAAGGGAGCTTCGAATACAACCAGCGCCTCTCGGTTAATCGTGCCATGACTGTTTATAAGTACTTAATACTTAACGGAATATCAAATGAACGAATGTCCGCCGTCGGGATGAGTGAGCGTGAGCATGTGGCCCGGAATACCACCAGGGATGAAAGAGATGCACCCGATGGCAGGATGCTGAACCGCAGGGTTGAATTCAGGGTCAGCGTCACAGAGGATGTGATTCTTGAAATGGAAAAAGTGGAGATCCCCGACCACTTAAAACTGGATGAGTAG